DNA sequence from the Xenopus tropicalis strain Nigerian chromosome 4, UCB_Xtro_10.0, whole genome shotgun sequence genome:
AGAAACAAACATGGgtcttgcttttattttaatgaagaaaaaaaaggttacagaataaaaatggaaacAAAGGGCCCCACACACAAGAGCCTACAATCTAAAGAGCATGTAGGCTACTACTAGTTGAAAGCAAtaatctgactggttgctatgggcacctGCACCTATGTTAGAAAATCAACATGTCATCAGCCTAATGGTTTGATGGCGAATGCAACAgacctgtatatatgtaatacGTGTGTCTTTCTTGTGCAATACAGCATTGCCATTTGCCACCTTGCCATTTTTAGCCCTTTGAGATGCCATGAACTCATCTCTTCATCTTATATACCTAcagatccattttttttaaaactatgagTACTTTAGAGGAACCCCTCCCATGAGGTATACGTACCTGAGGGGAGTCTCAAGTATCATGGGAATACCATTAAATCTTGGCTCATTCATCACATGCCTGAAACCTTCTAACCcaatgtgaccgtgcccaatgtTTTCATGACGATCCAGCTTGCAGCCAAGCTCTCCTGTGATCATAAGAGAAGGACAGGCACCTAAGCAGAAATAAAAATTCACCAGAGGCTATGCAGTATAAACAACTAAACAGAGTTTTGAATGACAGCCTAAAATATGAATACACGAGAACATATGTAAAATGATATCAAattagtattacaggtataggacccgttatccagaatgctcgggaccaagggtattccggataaggggtctttccgtaatttggatctccataccttaattctattaaaaaatcaaaaaaacattaattaaacccaatagttgggatcaattacaaggtactgttttattattacagagaaaaaggaaagcagttttcaaattctgaattatttgattaaaatggagtctatgggagacaggctttccgtaattcggagctttctggataacaggtttccggataaaggatcccatacctgtaatattctaGATTACTCCAACATggagacatagttacatagagacTAGCTAACCTTGGGAATCATTTAGGTGTATGGCCTTAAGGAAGGAAAGGCCAACAACTTTATTAAATTCATCCAGCATGTGCTCAAGTCCAGCCTTCTTTGAGAGATCATGACCTGCAGAAATAGAAGGTGTTAGATATCTCCATCTTTGCAGGACTAACAtggaaacaaaaacatatttggcAATTACCTGCAGCAAAAGCATGACATGTATCAAGGCACACTCCAATGCGGGATTTATCCACAACAAGGTCTATAATTCCACGCAGCTCCTCAAATCGACCACCAACTGTACTACCCTGACAGCTCATATTCTCCAAGACTGGGATGCAAGTCAGAGAACAAACAGGGGCTAAATCCATACAGTGCTACAGGGACAGTCTAACAGTTGTTAATACAAGTAGATAGAGGATGAGGGGTTTTCAGACAGGCCAGTGAAGAGAGGCACTGATGGATGGATGGGGACTGGCTAGAAAAGAATTGTAGGTCACTGGAAACAAGGAAAGACAAATAAAGGACACTTACCCACAATGACCCCTGGAACCTGAGCGTGGGCAAGGTTGATACCATCAGCAATGAGCTCCAGACACTTGCTGACAGACATAGCACCAACACAGGACCCAGGGTGGATATTGTACATTGTAAGACCCAGCTGGTGGCACTTGTGCAACTCATCCACAAGCATAGCTTGACTCTTCTGAAGCACATCTGAGAATACATGGAGGAGAATGAAAACATGTTATGGATCTCAGTGACTGTCAGTGCAGAGAGAACTCTGGAAGCAAAGCCAACTTCACCTGGTTTAGGAGAGCCCAAATTCATCAAATAGGGACTATGTGGCAAGATATAGCGAGACTTGAATCCTAGCTCTTTGCAGGTTCTTTGGAACCGTTCAGCTGCCTTGTCATCAAGAGCCTTGCTTTTCCAGGTCCTCTGTGACCCCAAAAACATACCTATGGCACTGGCCCCAATCTGCCTGGCCACTAGCACCGCGTTCCATATGCCACCTGTATTTACATTAAGGGTCAATAATTCATTACGGAGGCAAGGaatgtataaatgatttcttACCACTGTAGCCTACCCTGTATAGACACATGTGCCCCCACAAATTTTTTGGAATTCTTCCTTATTTGGGGACTTTCTAATgtgcctccctcctcctcctctgtacTTGGCATATCAGCTTTCTTTTTCTCTACCTCCCTCTTTCTTCTCTTGGGGTTCCAGACTGCATCTGAAAAATACAGTTTCCAAATAGTGTTAATCTCATGTTTCCTGCAATCTGGAGCGTTCACATATTGCATATCAATCATTCTGGAGAGCAATGCTAATGCTAAAAGCATCGCTGAGAAATGAGTTGTTTTTAGAACATGTACTGCAAGACACTAGCACAGCGCTGCATGTAAAGCACGCTCCCCAGGTAGCCAGGGAATTGTGCAGAGTGCATTATAAGTACGTGGGTGTGGATTGATCTTTCTATTTATGAGGCTACTAAAAAAAAGGATGTGTTGTATTGCAGTTCATGGAGATTTCTCTAACAGGGATTTACACCCCCTCACTTCATCAGATAGTGTGCTCCCTCGCAGCAGAGAAGTAGAATATAATACCTTCATTTGGTTCCTGAACTACAATAACTTACTTCTTTGGCCTTCCAGAGAAACCCCCCATCAGTGTTAAGTGTTTTGGTGCAGTAGGTCTCCAGTCATCACAGTGGTGGAGAGTCTGTGCCATACAGATGTCAACTGAATTGCAACTTGCTGAATCCCAAGTGGGATGACAGGAATTATTTTGCTGGAAGCCATGCTTCAAAATCAGGCCCTGGGCTTTACAATTGCAACCTTAATCATCACGAATTTCGGAGGAATAGATTTTGGTGAACAGTTTTAAACCCAATGTATAATACCTTCCCCTTGCCATTTACTAAAGCTTAAAGCTCCCAATGAAAAATACcctcattacatatatatataatgcaaaagtTGTCACACAGGGCAGCTGGTGTAGTTTTACAATGCAAAAGACAATGGTTTATATTGTGCCAGTTTTTGTACTATTCTATTGTGAACAATCTATAGTTGTTTAATGTCCTGCTCCTTGTTGCATCTGGTGCCCTCCCCCCATTGCTGACCTCATGGGGTATCTAGTGCAGAACTCCCACAAGGATAATGCACCCCTACTGTGGCTACCGTTCTAAGCATGGGGAGCCTCACAGACTTGGGAAGGCCAAAAGGCATTAAACCCATAAGGCAAATAGTGGAAATCACAAAATAGACGGTTCGTCTATTATGGCTGCTTTATATAGGAAACAGCATAGTGGTTCTGCgctttaaaataattgtaaataataaagaGGTTTATTGACCAATAATTGCCTAAAAGCCCAAGAGAATGAAAGAAGGTCACTACAATAATCTGCATATATTACACCCTATAATGGAGCCAATAAACATGCAACTGGTAAAATACAAGGGTACAACTTATTCAGCAAACTGAGCC
Encoded proteins:
- the LOC100127659 gene encoding uncharacterized protein LOC100127659; protein product: MAGQGQKTRAAKNREKRPSSRKRLKKGEVQDAVWNPKRRKREVEKKKADMPSTEEEEGGTLESPQIRKNSKKFVGAHVSIQGGIWNAVLVARQIGASAIGMFLGSQRTWKSKALDDKAAERFQRTCKELGFKSRYILPHSPYLMNLGSPKPDVLQKSQAMLVDELHKCHQLGLTMYNIHPGSCVGAMSVSKCLELIADGINLAHAQVPGVIVVLENMSCQGSTVGGRFEELRGIIDLVVDKSRIGVCLDTCHAFAAGHDLSKKAGLEHMLDEFNKVVGLSFLKAIHLNDSQGELGCKLDRHENIGHGHIGLEGFRHVMNEPRFNGIPMILETPLSSDDHAKEIELLYSLCAKGQRATKPKRKR
- the LOC100127659 gene encoding uncharacterized protein LOC100127659 isoform X1, which codes for MAGQGQKTRAAKNREKRPSSRKRLKKGEVQDAVWNPKRRKREVEKKKADMPSTEEEEGGTLESPQIRKNSKKFVGAHVSIQGGIWNAVLVARQIGASAIGMFLGSQRTWKSKALDDKAAERFQRTCKELGFKSRYILPHSPYLMNLGSPKPDVLQKSQAMLVDELHKCHQLGLTMYNIHPGSCVGAMSVSKCLELIADGINLAHAQVPGVIVVLENMSCQGSTVGGRFEELRGIIDLVVDKSRIGVCLDTCHAFAAGHDLSKKAGLEHMLDEFNKVVGLSFLKAIHLNDSQGACPSLMITGELGCKLDRHENIGHGHIGLEGFRHVMNEPRFNGIPMILETPLSSDDHAKEIELLYSLCAKGQRATKPKRKR